In a single window of the Leptolyngbyaceae cyanobacterium genome:
- a CDS encoding GAF domain-containing protein, with the protein MEERLKILVVDDDVVDRMAIRRALKATEESVELSEVENYEEAIAALNQQTFDAIFLDYRLPDADGLVLLQQWRTAGFKMPIIVLTGQGDEQIAVEMMKAGASDYLPKGKLSAQSLVRSLRNAIRIYRAETEAVKAQARLKVSEERYRLVLEGSNDAIWDWDILNNEIYWNDRLIEIIGLSAAEFGVEGSCVARTWDVFSQLLHPDDRQKIKNAILEHLYQNIEFNLEVRLRHKSGEYRHCMTRGKVQRDSQGRPVRMAGIISDITIAKAAQEELHRSFDQLQIIYQITNAVSRAAKLEEIYQIALNGLQRALKADRTSVLLFDSDGVMRFKAWYKLSEQYRQALEGHSPWSSDTQNARPICISDLETDSSLEPWRNTILAEGIRALAFIPLKTGGFGNLPLQEKLLGKFMLYYDRPHQFTEEEIQLAQTIASNVAFAAERKLAEEALHRREQEFKALVENAPDIIARYNKQLEIIYINPAIEKATGLTAQSLIGQNMLELTTAENLTSWQSSLQQVFATGEEQAIELSYTTPDGTMRYYQARLVPELSREGLPEYVLSVARDITDRKQAEDYQKFLADASTILSVSLDYEITWSNLANLAVPQIADWCTIDVLDGEGNGENTFSSEVASSLQRVAFCHADPMKMALLQQWQQVYSDYPSTLFGVTKVLQTGKSQFYPDVEREIIQKERPETDQLALLRELAPKSVMCVPLVARGRTLGAITLGISDSQRQYTRADLELVEDLARRAALAVDNARLYQESQEASDNLRRAIVILGEQQQQLRTLQRMTNLLNQRLANLPDLLQVMVQSVCDAIFGAQFCLIVLHNPQCDRLVLTVTAGVGTEKLCLEDALADGEGWLSQVVATGEYQFIQPVDSDRQSEEEIASEPSLFTRSDSSLPASVYAVPIESAQAGRLGVLAVGNWDDPQAFDPEDRHLLMAVGEQAAIAINNARLIKTLEEREERLAIQNEMLASQNRELDNQRHQIQLQNLQLLEAARLKSQFLATVSHELRTPMNAIIGFSQLLLRQLRTNSEAKVQPEQENMVERILNNGKHLLTLINDILDLSKIEAGRMELEREEINLVSFVTNTTEELRPLAEEKSLDLQVCNDLSDPIVINDSARLRQILINLLSNAIKFTNVGGIRVEVCEMPDNRVAFMVVDTGIGISEAHLEHIFEEFRQVDQTTTKFHYGTGLGLAIIKSLVHLMKGKITVSSKVGNGSSFRVEIPRVLPSSNIPNSPKKARRILK; encoded by the coding sequence ATGGAAGAGAGACTGAAAATTCTGGTAGTTGATGATGATGTGGTGGATCGAATGGCGATTCGCCGAGCGCTCAAGGCTACCGAGGAATCAGTGGAACTGTCAGAAGTAGAAAACTATGAAGAAGCGATCGCGGCATTAAATCAGCAAACTTTTGATGCGATTTTTTTAGATTATCGCTTACCGGATGCCGACGGGCTGGTTTTGCTCCAACAATGGCGGACTGCTGGTTTTAAGATGCCTATTATAGTGCTGACCGGACAGGGTGACGAGCAGATTGCCGTAGAAATGATGAAGGCGGGAGCATCCGACTATCTGCCGAAAGGAAAATTGTCTGCTCAGTCTTTAGTCAGGAGTTTACGAAATGCGATCCGGATTTATCGAGCGGAAACGGAAGCGGTAAAGGCGCAAGCACGACTGAAAGTTAGCGAAGAACGCTATCGTTTGGTTTTGGAAGGATCGAACGATGCGATCTGGGATTGGGATATTTTAAATAATGAAATTTATTGGAACGATCGTTTAATCGAAATTATTGGATTGTCGGCGGCGGAATTTGGGGTGGAAGGTTCTTGTGTAGCTCGCACTTGGGATGTATTTTCCCAATTGTTACATCCAGACGATCGGCAAAAAATAAAAAATGCAATTTTAGAACACCTTTATCAAAATATTGAATTTAATTTAGAAGTTCGCTTGCGGCATAAATCGGGGGAATATCGCCACTGCATGACGCGGGGAAAAGTGCAAAGGGATAGTCAAGGCAGACCGGTGCGGATGGCAGGGATTATCAGCGATATCACGATCGCGAAAGCTGCCCAAGAAGAATTGCATCGTAGCTTCGACCAGTTGCAGATTATTTATCAAATTACTAATGCGGTCAGTCGGGCGGCTAAGTTAGAGGAAATTTATCAAATTGCTTTAAATGGTTTGCAACGGGCGCTGAAAGCCGATCGTACTTCTGTTTTACTGTTCGACTCCGATGGAGTAATGCGCTTTAAGGCTTGGTACAAGCTTTCCGAACAGTATCGACAAGCCCTGGAAGGACATAGCCCTTGGTCGTCGGATACCCAGAATGCCCGACCGATCTGCATTTCCGATCTAGAAACGGATTCTTCTTTAGAGCCTTGGCGAAATACGATTTTGGCAGAGGGGATTCGGGCTTTGGCGTTTATTCCCTTAAAAACGGGAGGTTTTGGCAATCTGCCCTTACAAGAAAAACTGTTGGGCAAATTCATGCTTTATTACGATCGGCCCCACCAGTTTACGGAAGAAGAAATTCAATTAGCCCAAACTATTGCTAGCAACGTCGCTTTTGCCGCCGAACGAAAACTAGCCGAGGAAGCGTTGCATCGTCGGGAGCAAGAATTTAAGGCATTGGTGGAAAACGCGCCGGATATTATTGCCCGTTATAACAAACAGTTGGAGATTATCTACATTAATCCGGCGATTGAAAAAGCAACCGGTTTAACGGCACAATCGTTGATCGGCCAAAATATGTTGGAATTAACGACAGCGGAGAATCTCACCTCTTGGCAATCGAGCCTCCAGCAGGTTTTTGCCACTGGTGAAGAACAAGCGATCGAATTAAGTTACACAACTCCAGATGGCACGATGCGATATTATCAAGCTCGTTTAGTGCCGGAATTGTCCCGAGAAGGGTTGCCGGAATACGTATTAAGCGTGGCTCGCGATATTACCGATCGCAAACAAGCAGAAGATTATCAAAAGTTTTTAGCGGATGCCAGCACGATTCTTTCTGTTTCTCTCGATTATGAAATTACTTGGTCGAATTTAGCTAATTTGGCAGTGCCGCAAATTGCTGACTGGTGTACGATCGACGTGCTGGATGGAGAAGGTAACGGTGAAAATACATTCTCATCAGAAGTGGCTTCTTCTCTACAGCGGGTAGCTTTTTGCCATGCCGATCCCATGAAAATGGCTTTGTTACAACAGTGGCAGCAGGTTTATTCCGATTATCCAAGTACTTTGTTCGGAGTAACAAAAGTTTTGCAGACGGGTAAATCTCAGTTTTATCCGGATGTTGAAAGGGAAATCATCCAAAAAGAGCGGCCAGAAACTGACCAATTAGCGCTGTTACGGGAACTAGCACCTAAATCGGTGATGTGCGTGCCGCTAGTGGCTCGCGGTCGGACGCTAGGAGCGATTACCTTAGGGATATCTGACTCTCAACGTCAATATACTCGAGCGGATTTAGAGCTAGTTGAAGATTTAGCTCGTCGTGCGGCGCTGGCGGTTGATAATGCGCGGCTTTATCAAGAATCTCAAGAAGCGAGCGATAATCTTCGCAGGGCGATCGTGATTTTGGGAGAACAGCAACAGCAATTGCGAACTCTCCAACGGATGACGAATTTGCTCAATCAACGGTTGGCAAATTTGCCGGATTTGTTGCAGGTAATGGTTCAGTCTGTTTGCGATGCGATTTTTGGAGCGCAGTTTTGCTTGATCGTGCTGCACAATCCCCAATGCGATCGCTTGGTGCTGACGGTAACTGCTGGGGTAGGGACGGAAAAACTTTGCTTGGAAGATGCTTTGGCTGATGGAGAAGGTTGGCTGAGTCAAGTGGTTGCGACCGGTGAGTATCAATTTATCCAACCCGTTGATTCGGATCGACAATCAGAAGAAGAAATTGCCAGCGAACCTTCTTTATTTACTCGGAGCGATTCTTCTCTACCCGCTTCCGTATACGCGGTGCCGATCGAGTCAGCCCAAGCGGGACGGCTAGGGGTGTTGGCGGTAGGGAATTGGGACGATCCTCAAGCCTTCGATCCGGAAGATCGGCATTTGCTGATGGCGGTGGGAGAACAAGCTGCGATCGCGATTAATAATGCCCGATTAATTAAAACTTTAGAAGAAAGAGAAGAACGTTTAGCCATCCAAAATGAAATGCTGGCTAGTCAAAATCGGGAATTAGATAATCAGCGTCATCAAATTCAATTACAAAATTTACAATTACTAGAAGCTGCTCGTTTGAAATCTCAGTTTCTCGCTACGGTGTCTCACGAATTGCGTACACCTATGAATGCCATTATCGGCTTTTCCCAATTGTTACTACGCCAATTGAGAACGAACTCAGAAGCGAAAGTTCAACCGGAACAAGAAAATATGGTGGAACGCATTCTCAATAATGGCAAACATTTGTTAACTCTGATCAATGATATACTCGACCTCTCAAAAATTGAAGCTGGTCGCATGGAGCTAGAGCGGGAAGAAATAAATTTAGTAAGTTTCGTGACGAACACGACTGAAGAATTACGCCCCTTAGCTGAAGAAAAAAGTTTGGATTTGCAAGTTTGTAACGATCTGAGCGATCCGATCGTTATTAACGATAGCGCTCGTTTACGGCAAATTTTGATTAACTTATTATCAAACGCAATTAAATTTACCAATGTTGGCGGTATACGAGTAGAAGTATGCGAAATGCCAGATAATCGAGTAGCTTTCATGGTAGTAGATACGGGTATTGGAATTTCGGAAGCTCATCTCGAACATATATTTGAAGAATTTAGGCAAGTCGATCAAACTACTACCAAGTTTCATTACGGTACGGGTTTGGGTTTAGCGATTATCAAATCGTTAGTTCATTTAATGAAAGGAAAAATTACAGTTAGCAGTAAAGTGGGCAACGGTTCTAGTTTTCGGGTGGAAATACCTCGCGTATTACCTTCATCAAATATCCCTAATTCCCCTAAAAAAGCGAGAAGAATTCTTAAATAG
- a CDS encoding response regulator has protein sequence MNSSQDRFSIANILLVDDRPENLRVLYTILKKQGYQPRGVVSGQMALSSAKINPPDLILLDIMMPGMDGYEVCRCLKEDENTREIPVIFISAKGETFDKIKAFSVGGVDYITKPFEVEELIARIENHLTLYRLQKQLQEKNWLLEKEVRNRMLIEAALSKSNQELSRSNEELEQFAYIASHDLLAPLASITIYAQLLEGRYQEKLDEQGKNFIIKIVKGCHRMQTLINDLLEYSRLGNQENSLELTECNLIFEEACTNLQAAIRNNQAVVTRSDLPILKADGFQLLQLFQNLLSNAIKYRREEPPIIHISALLKEDSYLFSVRDNGIGIESQYTNQIFQLFKRLHSTKKYPGTGIGLAICQKIVEYHGGSIWVESEYGKGSIFYFTIKKYS, from the coding sequence ATGAATAGTAGTCAAGATCGATTTTCAATAGCCAATATATTACTAGTTGACGATCGCCCGGAAAACTTGCGCGTTTTATACACCATACTCAAAAAGCAAGGTTATCAACCTCGTGGCGTAGTGAGCGGACAAATGGCATTAAGCTCGGCTAAAATAAATCCTCCCGACTTAATTTTACTAGATATTATGATGCCCGGAATGGATGGTTATGAAGTTTGCCGTTGCTTAAAAGAAGATGAAAATACTCGCGAAATCCCCGTAATTTTTATTAGCGCTAAAGGTGAAACATTTGACAAAATCAAAGCATTTTCTGTTGGGGGAGTAGATTATATAACTAAGCCCTTTGAAGTGGAAGAATTAATTGCTCGTATTGAAAATCATTTAACTTTATATAGGTTACAAAAGCAATTGCAAGAGAAAAACTGGCTACTCGAAAAAGAAGTCAGAAATCGGATGCTTATAGAAGCAGCATTGTCAAAATCAAATCAAGAATTATCTCGCTCTAATGAAGAACTAGAACAGTTTGCCTATATTGCTTCCCACGATTTGCTAGCTCCCCTTGCTAGTATTACTATTTATGCTCAACTTTTAGAAGGACGTTATCAAGAAAAACTTGATGAACAAGGTAAAAACTTTATTATCAAAATTGTTAAGGGTTGCCATCGAATGCAAACCCTAATTAACGATTTGTTAGAATATTCGCGACTGGGGAATCAAGAAAATTCTTTAGAACTAACAGAGTGCAATCTAATTTTTGAAGAAGCTTGTACCAATCTACAAGCAGCAATCCGAAATAATCAAGCTGTGGTTACCCGCAGTGATTTACCAATTTTAAAAGCCGATGGTTTTCAACTATTACAACTATTTCAAAATCTACTGAGTAATGCTATTAAATATCGTCGCGAAGAACCGCCAATTATTCACATTAGCGCCTTACTGAAAGAAGATAGTTATTTATTTTCTGTTCGGGATAACGGAATTGGCATTGAATCCCAATATACCAACCAGATTTTTCAGCTTTTCAAACGCTTGCATTCCACAAAAAAATATCCAGGTACCGGTATTGGCTTAGCAATTTGCCAAAAAATTGTCGAGTATCATGGTGGGAGTATTTGGGTAGAATCAGAATATGGAAAAGGTTCTATATTTTATTTTACTATTAAGAAATATAGCTAG
- the rsmH gene encoding 16S rRNA (cytosine(1402)-N(4))-methyltransferase RsmH yields the protein MQKNDLNLETTPFHHISVLASESIEGLAVRSGGHYLDATVGGGGHSRLILEAFPDTRVTAIDRDEDALAAAKTNLAQYGDRIQFCHGNFAEYQPKELQFDGIIADLGISSFHVDTASRGFSFRQEAELDMRMDRRQSLTAAEIINHWEDAELADIFYKYGEERLSRRIARAIVEKRPFKTTTELADAIARCVPSQYRYGRIHPATRVFQALRIVVNQELNSLEIFLDRAPNWLKIGGRIVIISFHSLEDRLVKHSLRNSPILRVLTKKPIIPQPDELEYNPRSRSAKLRIAERNC from the coding sequence ATGCAAAAAAATGATTTAAACCTAGAAACAACACCTTTCCACCACATTTCAGTATTGGCATCAGAATCGATCGAAGGATTGGCAGTTCGTTCTGGGGGACATTATCTGGATGCCACAGTCGGAGGTGGGGGACACAGCCGTTTAATTTTAGAAGCATTTCCCGATACTCGCGTTACCGCGATCGATCGCGATGAAGACGCTCTCGCCGCCGCCAAAACTAATTTAGCTCAATATGGCGATCGCATCCAATTTTGCCACGGTAATTTTGCAGAATATCAACCAAAAGAACTTCAATTCGACGGTATAATTGCAGATCTAGGTATCAGTTCGTTCCATGTCGATACTGCTTCGCGAGGCTTTAGTTTTCGTCAAGAAGCCGAACTAGATATGCGAATGGACAGGCGTCAATCTCTCACCGCAGCGGAAATAATCAACCATTGGGAAGATGCCGAACTAGCGGATATTTTCTACAAATATGGAGAAGAACGCCTATCTCGCCGGATTGCTAGAGCAATCGTAGAAAAACGCCCGTTTAAAACTACTACCGAATTAGCAGATGCGATCGCTCGTTGCGTCCCCAGCCAATATCGCTACGGCAGAATTCACCCAGCTACCCGCGTTTTTCAAGCACTCCGAATAGTGGTTAATCAAGAGTTAAATTCTCTGGAAATTTTCCTCGATCGAGCACCTAACTGGCTTAAAATCGGTGGCAGAATAGTTATTATCAGCTTTCATAGTTTAGAAGACCGTTTGGTTAAGCATAGCTTGCGAAATTCACCAATATTGCGTGTTTTAACTAAAAAACCAATTATTCCGCAACCCGATGAATTAGAGTATAATCCGCGATCGCGATCGGCTAAATTGCGAATAGCAGAACGCAATTGTTAG